A DNA window from Dendrosporobacter quercicolus contains the following coding sequences:
- a CDS encoding TolC family protein yields the protein MAGKRVWNKRIASLLAGGYFVLSTTAVFAAPVELSLEDSIAMALNNNPAIKIVQAEKETAAWAVNQAKSAKLPSVDLSHSSQRRDSGAGIGVGNSFSNGVSLSMPIYTSGNLEGQIEQAKLGFQSSDLEVEKTRQQLKLDATNGYFAVLQARNLLEVNRQSVDNLTAHLKNVQAQYAVGTVAKSDVLRSEVELANEQQNLIKAQNTYDLAVSSLNNVIGLPLNSELSIKDDLKYQQYDLTLANSIDYALTNRPEAEQAQLAVKSAQQEIRIAKSGNRPTVSAGANSGWSDSSFPGDENNTWAVGVTASWSVFDSGLTKAKVKQADSSVNKATEQVRQTLDSIQLEVRQAFLNLKEAEKRIETSQVAVDKAEEDFKIAQVRYAAGVGTNLDVLDAQLALATAKTNYIQAMYDYNTSKADLDKAMGVAVN from the coding sequence ATGGCAGGAAAGAGAGTCTGGAACAAGCGTATTGCCAGTTTACTGGCAGGTGGTTATTTTGTATTGAGCACAACTGCAGTATTTGCTGCCCCGGTTGAATTATCGCTGGAGGACAGCATTGCCATGGCTTTGAATAATAATCCGGCAATAAAAATAGTGCAGGCTGAAAAAGAAACAGCCGCCTGGGCAGTCAATCAGGCGAAAAGCGCTAAGCTGCCGTCTGTCGATTTAAGTCATAGCAGCCAGCGCCGGGATAGCGGAGCCGGAATTGGGGTTGGCAACAGCTTCAGCAACGGTGTTTCGCTTAGCATGCCTATTTATACCAGCGGCAATCTGGAAGGGCAGATTGAGCAGGCCAAATTAGGCTTTCAGTCGTCTGATCTGGAAGTGGAAAAAACCAGGCAGCAGTTGAAGCTGGATGCCACAAACGGTTATTTTGCCGTTTTGCAGGCCCGCAATTTGCTTGAGGTCAACCGTCAATCGGTGGATAATCTGACCGCCCACCTGAAAAATGTCCAGGCCCAGTATGCGGTCGGTACGGTGGCTAAATCTGATGTGCTGCGTTCAGAAGTTGAATTGGCCAATGAACAGCAGAACCTGATTAAGGCTCAGAATACCTATGATCTGGCGGTATCCAGTCTAAATAACGTCATCGGCCTGCCGCTGAATAGTGAATTGTCCATTAAAGACGATTTGAAATATCAGCAATATGATCTGACTTTGGCGAATAGCATTGATTATGCCCTAACCAACCGTCCGGAGGCTGAACAAGCCCAGCTGGCGGTCAAAAGCGCCCAGCAGGAAATCCGTATTGCGAAAAGCGGCAACCGTCCCACCGTCAGCGCTGGGGCTAATTCCGGCTGGAGCGACAGCAGTTTCCCCGGTGATGAGAATAACACCTGGGCGGTCGGCGTAACTGCCAGCTGGAGTGTGTTTGATTCCGGTCTGACCAAAGCAAAAGTGAAACAGGCCGATTCCAGCGTCAATAAGGCGACTGAACAGGTTCGGCAGACGCTGGACAGCATTCAGCTTGAAGTGCGTCAGGCTTTTCTGAACCTGAAAGAGGCGGAAAAACGGATTGAAACCAGCCAGGTGGCAGTTGATAAGGCTGAGGAAGACTTTAAAATAGCTCAGGTCCGCTATGCAGCCGGTGTGGG
- a CDS encoding ABC transporter ATP-binding protein, translating to MIRLSNISMNYQGKQILENINLEIAAGETMVIIGPSGSGKSTLLRLIVGLIKPTGGEIWIDGQATAGLSEDELNRIRLRMGMVFQYSALFDSMSVGDNVAFGLRQHTTMTEAEIARVVNRKLRMVGLFGKENVMPNELSGGMKKRVSLARAIAANPQIVLYDEPTAGLDPIMSGKIDRLITSTKRIMGVTSVVVTHHMSSAFNIADRIAMIYGGQIIAIGTVEEIKGSDNPIVQQFIHGEKKPGLIARRRLKAGC from the coding sequence ATGATCAGACTTTCTAATATCAGCATGAATTATCAGGGGAAACAAATTTTGGAAAACATCAATCTGGAGATCGCCGCCGGCGAGACAATGGTCATTATTGGACCCAGCGGTTCAGGCAAAAGTACGCTGCTCAGGCTGATTGTCGGTCTGATTAAACCAACCGGCGGGGAGATTTGGATTGACGGGCAGGCAACCGCCGGCTTGTCTGAAGACGAGCTTAACCGGATCAGACTGCGGATGGGAATGGTGTTCCAATACTCCGCTTTATTCGACTCAATGAGTGTCGGCGATAACGTTGCTTTTGGCTTGCGTCAGCACACCACTATGACTGAAGCTGAAATTGCCAGAGTGGTCAATCGGAAACTGCGGATGGTAGGCTTGTTTGGCAAGGAAAACGTCATGCCCAATGAGTTGTCGGGCGGCATGAAAAAACGGGTAAGCTTAGCCCGGGCGATTGCCGCCAACCCCCAGATTGTGCTGTATGATGAGCCGACAGCCGGACTCGACCCCATTATGTCCGGCAAGATTGACCGGTTAATTACCAGCACCAAACGGATTATGGGGGTTACCTCGGTTGTTGTTACCCATCACATGTCCAGCGCTTTTAACATCGCCGACCGGATCGCCATGATTTATGGCGGCCAAATAATTGCAATCGGCACAGTTGAAGAGATAAAAGGTTCCGACAATCCTATTGTCCAGCAATTTATTCATGGCGAAAAAAAACCAGGTCTAATAGCGCGAAGGAGGTTAAAAGCAGGATGTTAA
- a CDS encoding MlaE family ABC transporter permease has translation MLAAYLEKVGRWVIHGLEKCGRVVLLLNDPALWRRRPNARHVLHQMSHLGADSLPIVMLTILFTGMVMTVQIAQEFIKYGAQSSVGGIIAIAMGRELAPVLTGVVVAGRVGAAITAEIGSMKVTEQIDALRVMAISPIAYLVVPRLIACMVMLPLLVVFADVIGTIGGYLVATVYSGIGSFTFLQSIKVFAVVNDVTGGLVKAAVFGGIIAIVGCYKGLNAPGGAEGVGKATTGSVVSSIMLIFAANYFLSLLLYR, from the coding sequence ATGCTTGCAGCTTATCTGGAAAAAGTTGGCCGCTGGGTCATTCACGGCCTGGAAAAATGCGGCAGAGTCGTTCTGTTATTGAATGATCCGGCGCTCTGGCGGCGACGGCCCAACGCCCGGCATGTCTTGCATCAGATGTCTCATTTGGGGGCTGATTCCCTGCCGATTGTCATGCTGACCATTTTATTCACCGGCATGGTAATGACAGTGCAAATTGCCCAGGAATTTATCAAATATGGCGCACAATCGTCCGTTGGCGGCATCATTGCCATTGCTATGGGCCGCGAATTGGCTCCGGTGCTCACCGGAGTGGTCGTGGCCGGCCGGGTGGGAGCGGCGATAACCGCTGAAATAGGTTCAATGAAGGTTACCGAGCAGATCGACGCCCTGCGGGTAATGGCAATCAGCCCGATTGCCTATCTGGTTGTTCCCCGCCTGATTGCCTGTATGGTCATGCTGCCTTTGCTGGTGGTCTTTGCCGATGTGATCGGGACAATTGGCGGCTATCTCGTAGCCACTGTATATTCCGGCATTGGCTCGTTTACCTTTCTGCAGTCAATTAAGGTGTTCGCGGTAGTCAACGATGTTACCGGCGGTTTGGTCAAGGCCGCCGTGTTTGGCGGCATTATTGCAATTGTCGGCTGTTATAAAGGCCTCAATGCACCGGGCGGGGCCGAAGGTGTAGGCAAGGCCACGACCGGTTCGGTTGTCAGTTCAATCATGCTTATTTTTGCCGCTAATTACTTTTTATCACTGTTGTTATACCGTTAA
- a CDS encoding MlaD family protein, translated as MLSTEAKVGSITIVAIALLTYMIIHLGGFAFRDQGYPVHAVFNQVNGLKEGNLVRYAGVDIGKVNAVQMIPSGVQVTMLIHTGTKIPETARFSIGTDGLLGEKYIDIAPPREPSGVLAPGATVRGENIQGLDQMVATADQVLHDVQKLVNSLNEVFGDETFKASLKESVVNTRAITANLNAMSAAMARMAVNNEADIQAMVSNLEVMSASLRSVAARVDKMIDGVDNNGQTARDLRETIGNLHSTSVRVENMAAALEGIVSDPATAENIKETLKNARSVSAKADRMLTKVTDIKAETGVEMLYDSDSGNYSTNAEVRLHTSPRDFAVIGVNDIGQDSKTNLQFGTGTDKLAGRAGIIDSKAGVGIDSSLGKQLKLSLDVYDPNDVRVKLRTQYRLAPDLFVVAQANNMNKDEDNNTYIGIRRNF; from the coding sequence ATGTTAAGCACTGAGGCCAAAGTTGGCTCAATTACGATCGTGGCAATAGCGTTGCTGACCTATATGATTATTCATTTGGGGGGCTTTGCTTTTCGCGATCAAGGCTATCCGGTTCATGCTGTATTTAACCAGGTCAACGGTCTGAAGGAAGGAAATCTTGTACGTTATGCCGGCGTTGATATCGGCAAAGTAAACGCAGTACAGATGATTCCGTCCGGCGTTCAGGTGACAATGCTGATTCATACGGGAACGAAAATTCCGGAAACAGCCAGATTCAGCATTGGAACTGATGGGTTGCTGGGGGAAAAGTATATTGATATTGCACCGCCCCGGGAGCCTTCAGGCGTGCTGGCGCCCGGCGCAACCGTGCGGGGCGAAAATATTCAGGGGCTGGATCAGATGGTGGCGACCGCCGATCAGGTACTGCATGATGTGCAGAAGCTGGTCAATTCGCTGAATGAAGTTTTTGGCGATGAAACGTTTAAGGCTTCACTCAAAGAAAGTGTGGTCAACACCAGGGCAATTACCGCTAATCTCAATGCTATGAGCGCAGCGATGGCCAGAATGGCGGTAAATAATGAGGCCGATATCCAGGCAATGGTAAGCAATCTGGAGGTAATGTCCGCCAGTCTCCGGTCTGTGGCCGCCAGGGTGGATAAGATGATTGACGGGGTGGACAACAATGGGCAGACGGCCAGAGACTTGCGGGAAACCATTGGCAATCTTCACAGCACCAGCGTCCGGGTGGAAAACATGGCTGCAGCGCTGGAGGGCATTGTAAGCGATCCGGCTACTGCCGAAAACATTAAGGAAACGCTGAAGAACGCCCGTTCAGTTTCGGCCAAGGCCGACCGGATGTTGACGAAAGTGACTGATATCAAGGCCGAGACCGGCGTTGAAATGTTATATGATTCCGACTCCGGCAATTACAGCACCAACGCTGAGGTGCGACTTCATACTTCACCGCGGGATTTTGCCGTCATCGGCGTAAATGATATTGGCCAGGATTCTAAAACCAATCTTCAGTTTGGCACAGGCACCGATAAACTGGCCGGCCGGGCCGGAATCATTGACAGTAAGGCCGGCGTTGGCATTGATTCGAGCCTGGGGAAACAGCTGAAACTGTCTTTGGATGTTTATGACCCTAATGATGTAAGGGTTAAGCTGCGTACACAGTATCGGTTAGCGCCCGATCTATTTGTGGTGGCTCAGGCCAATAATATGAATAAAGACGAGGACAACAATACCTATATTGGCATCAGGCGCAATTTTTAA